A region of Melitaea cinxia chromosome 15, ilMelCinx1.1, whole genome shotgun sequence DNA encodes the following proteins:
- the LOC123660565 gene encoding histone acetyltransferase KAT6A, with protein MSDPDDVGKEVWKRWILEAIHKIRSQKQRPSVERICHAIRQHHNYHEDVVSERLECAVREGVVLKVYNKGQSSYKDPGGLQSKVLRIAADVDVSRAVAKAVRELGERDGSNLKTIEKHLRQAYQVSVEDNTDVRSILRAAAKRAVARGLLLHHAGNYKATERPLAATDRIAKQRKLQESPEDKQASPAGVPVCAECLGTDAKNRLGASESLICCVQCKSYAHPTCLNLLEYINLSTLKVKKIDKKIFILGRALVLRRVRALQRVRPERRVGLALRRLRARRAPALPPPALALRPTTMGGTPKKRKPKTPARRIETDDEPSDGNDSPYARLPSEQRMSKEKQKFFRFSAFNLVKRRRCRESSSEWEDWEGSQWGGVRVTRVQRLELRLERRPPSHHSSSDAEPAPSVPQPTIFERLASDADGGGAWGFAAEAQKQRLVDARVDEPVKRTLEKKRTPDTRWSPDDRRSLDERRASDRRRSPAVRRSPDGPETLVKHRSPFKRASSVKRLSPDDRLTPETRISSETLRIRGERRSPETQRSFDERRSPEIRKTVTAESARRRRRSRCGDRLLTTLFDGLSEFYSVSAASRSASRARVSEPGRGPAQAQAQARAQVQVQAQVPVLKETRSTFKRYQAALSETRAGAGRGVGLRLSASALVVRAAEGKRGGGGDAQAHKLARAPGPATNQTEGKRLPPGATEADAELFAQARAASGAEAEGAAPAAGPGTGPPPPRSPSAIEFGQWEIETWYSSPFPQEYARLPKLFLCEFCLKYAKSRAVLMRHLDKCLWRHPPATEIYRCGDISVFEVDGNANKIYCQNLCLLAKLFLDHKTLYYDVEPFLFYVLTKNDSKGCHLVGYFSKEKHCQQKYNVSCIMTMPQYQRQGYGRFLIHFSYLLSKEEGQPGTPEKPLSDLGRVSYHAYWKSVILEFLHDHRDTPFTFEDIALTTGMHMNDIAVTFQLLGFMRYVPSNESVKLGICVDWNRVENHMKKLKSKPRLEIDPECLRWTPLLAPTVNPFRSPEEGSGDQDTENDDAEMKTESENTETEPETVATKAETKSKVENEAEETPVEVTSSGRRRTRPLKYSETTYQTTPTLSDGNRKRKRETNRKISESLEEEKKEPEATSRRQRSKSVARSKVGQDENNEEILPRNRRKNLKEPAYVSDSQESQESNDIQTETPDTPSNASKSKTKKQLRWKGRKRQKASNKPARRSSGPSVAKKPKIDEDKQDQNDYKTNDSVDESAKNVPASVQNHVAKNQKESKPEKDKNSGESSEDSSGEADDEMDVEEGDDRTSVPSKPATPRPVEENSTDHHTSDMELDSIHMDSPKSVAEKDQVISETNKDKTEEEINVIENGPITTLTEENMESKISQNNIESVKTPETRNGEIKSPDKTLEDKDTIVISESDDNNSQSCPLPSPKPSNLVPAQSDEFKSKDVLEKDSPQSSKILPVVSTENSHIVLDAKGPGDSSISRPPVDLIVPRMHQIETIVVEGESDAAISPQTGVSPKKPDKSVISESPKQKKSPEKVNSEMMCEQKKTEMRKETVIQHQTNEEAKVPEKKSPTKIETIIQNLDLHRDLSNSLKKPDTAPKVDSYNEIDTRKLQIPITSKESEISFRNDMLITRKDEIVVSRSIIENAMPNYHNSVSNSMTIQPINTLQMQHPYLNHRNSVSKESQAIQTDKVLIKTSDPTRTINNMSDSLPVISKSTTKLEVPHPITSPIVNPVIPKVPNVTDISFLPRCQSANAAVNLGMERTDLDSNFTTNALQNTLSSSMSIVQTNSQDNKNDLNQKPREKSKLRDVRVNSAHSKLEKSDKKSAKNETLRSTPEPKLFFPEQNTNVRKPETSVPINVINTVSVTSKLEAKTSDAPKKQDYFKKEKSNAAKCESKNASVKHDKSCSTQLNLKAAEQNDLNKMIPKFKYDNELVPKADYAMNQIPNYHTTPAQYPMSQWPPWDPTRTWDHNRFLEMKNNDKNYLDKFQGFNLPHLDQMQKSPQKLHTKYDQKDFHNIAYGALSSGIYATTGLPHFKETKAPTSKASDCTQKNECKPTKQSKTTTACQTQCESKKSQSHNTTEAQMKQMMQRQVNKQQDVVTSCAEFRQQSSQVMTSPGCKSFNQNGPCQEKSEIEKKSRQQKKDESLKDTSKEEMCEAVSPALQSMGVYTPDSTSNSVHSVQYPACELDVSQLGLESPTSIGSDLASPCSIMHMHPAPSPQYPHSSIHIPSIMSQPNQPAKQQKINSRNSSSGGDNKAGRGAATPPARHRATPPHPALPAHGGSGYQGGYLSFQQQQQYHAGWAPSCSLAKLQQMADAPQHPPHTPPAPPQYTQQAGTPPAGHYHAPKYYAPAHNQLESPRNTRNTTSNLSPMQHVQMGPGSRMSPNLNTHIISQYGLNGYRVPPQQQFNNLPVQMMNVQPGVQYPGPDPRAQQPNVYAYAGYINPPPTLAMQTLNSTMRR; from the exons ATGAGCGACCCAGACGACGTTGGAAAAGAAGTGTGGAAGCGATGGATTCTTGAGGCGATACATAAAATAAGGTCACAAAAACAGAGACCGAGTGTGGAGAGGATATGTCATGCAATAAGACAGCACCACAACTACCACGAAGATGTTGTTTCGGAGCGGTTGGAGTGCGCAGTGCGCGAGGGTGTAGTACTGAAGGTATATAACAAGGGACAGAGTTCGTACAAGGATCCAGGGGGGTTGCAGAGCAAGGTTTTGCGAATAGCTGCCGATGTGGACGTATCGCGCGCGGTCGCTAAAGCAGTGCGCGAGTTAGGGGAACGAGACGGTTCCAACTTAAAAACAATTGAGAAACATTTGCGGCAAGCGTACCAGGTGTCAGTGGAGGATAACACAGACGTGCGTAGTATCTTACGGGCCGCTGCCAAGCGAGCTGTGGCCAGAGGACTGCTGCTTCACCACGCGGGGAACTATAAGGCGACCGAACGACCGCTGGCAGCGACTGATAGAATTGCCAAACAAAGAAAGTTGCAGGAGAGTCCGGAGGAT AAGCAAGCAAGTCCAGCAGGTGTGCCGGTGTGTGCGGAGTGCCTTGGTACCGATGCTAAGAACCGTCTCGGAGCGAGCGAGAGCCTCATCTGTTGTGTACAGTGCAAGTCGTATGCTCACCCCACGTGTCTCAACCTCCTTGAGTACATTAATTTATCAACactaaaggtaaaaaaaattgataaaaaaatctttatattag GGCGCGCGCTGGTGCTGCGGCGAGTGCGCGCGCTGCAGCGCGTGCGGCCTGAGCGGCGAGTGGGCCTCGCGCTGCGCCGcctgcgcgcgcgccgcgcacCCGCGCTGCCGCCGCCCGCCCTGGCGCTGCGACC GACGACGATGGGGGGGACACCGAAGAAGCGGAAGCCGAAGACGCCGGCGCGACGCATCGAAACGGACGACGAGCCCTCCGACGGTAATGACTCGCCGTACGCGCGCCTCCCGTCCGAACAGAGAATGTCGAAGGAGAAGCAAAAGTTTTTCAGATTCTCAGCATTCAATCTAGTGAAACGGCGCCGGTGTAGGGAGTCGTCGAGCGAGTGGGAGGACTGGGAGGGGTCGCAGTGGGGCGGCGTGCGAGTCACGCGCGTGCAGCGCCTCGAGCTGCGTCTGGAGCGCCGCCCGCCCTCCCACCACTCTTCGTCCGACGCGGAGCCCGCGCCCTCCGTGCCTCAGCCCACCATCTTCGAGCGCCTAGCCTCGGACGCGGACGGCGGCGGAGCTTGGGGGTTCGCCGCCGAGGCGCAGAAGCAGCGATTGGTAGACGCTCGCGTCGACGAACCCGTAAAGCGTACGCTCGAAAAGAAACGAACGCCAGACACGCGGTGGTCGCCCGACGATCGGCGCTCACTCGACGAGCGGAGGGCGTCAGATAGGAGGAGATCACCCGCCGTCCGACGATCGCCCGACGGGCCCGAAACGCTCGTAAAACACCGATCGCCATTCAAGCGCGCCTCGTCAGTCAAGCGACTTTCGCCCGACGACCGACTTACGCCGGAAACACGTATCTCGTCAGAAACTTTACGCATCCGCGGTGAGCGGAGATCGCCCGAGACGCAGAGGTCGTTCGACGAGCGGCGGTCGCCCGAGATCCGAAAGACGGTAACCGCCGAGAGCGCGAGGCGCCGGCGCAGGAGCCGATGCGGCGACAGGCTGCTCACCACGCTGTTCGACGGGCTGTCGGAGTTCTACTCGGTGAGCGCGGCGTCGCGGTCTGCGTCGCGCGCGCGTGTATCGGAGCCGGGGCGCGGCCCGGCACAGGCGCAGGCGCAGGCTCGGGCGCAGGTTCAAGTTCAAGCTCAGGTGCCGGTGCTGAAGGAGACGCGCAGCACGTTCAAGCGCTACCAGGCCGCGCTGTCGGAGACGCGGGCGGGCGCGGGGCGGGGGGTAGGGCTGCGCTTGAGCGCGTCGGCGCTGGTGGTGCGCGCGGCGGAGGGCAAGCGCGGCGGGGGCGGCGACGCGCAGGCGCACAAGCTGGCGCGCGCGCCGGGCCCGGCCACCAATCAGACGG AGGGCAAGCGCCTGCCCCCCGGTGCCACAGAGGCGGACGCGGAGCTGTTCGCGCAGGCGCGCGCGGCGTCGGGGGCGGAGGCCGAGGGCGCCGCGCCGGCGGCGGGCCCGGGCACCGGCCCGCCCCCGCCCCGGAGCCCCTCCGCTATCGAGTTCGGGCAGTGGGAGATCGAAACTTGGTATTCGAGTCCCTTCCCACAGGAATATGCCAG GTTGCCAAAGTTATTCCTCTGCGAGTTTTGTCTAAAGTACGCGAAAAGTCGAGCTGTATTGATGCGGCATTTGGATAAGTGCCTGTGGCGACACCCGCCCGCCACTGAAATATATCGTTGCGGGGACATTTCCGTGTTCGAAGTCGATGGGAATGCTAACAAGATATACTGTCAGAACCTCTGCTTACTCGCCAAGCTATTTCTGGACCATAAAACACTGTATTATGACGTTgagccatttttattttatgtattgacGAAGAATGATAGCAAAGGATGTCATTTGGTcggttatttttcaaaagaaaagcATTGTCAGCAGAAATATAATGTGTCCTGTATTATGACCATGCCACAGTATCAAAGGCAGGGATATGGAAGATTCCTCATCCATTTTA GTTACTTGTTATCAAAAGAAGAAGGGCAACCAGGTACTCCCGAAAAACCTCTCTCTGACCTTGGAAGGGTTTCATATCATGCCTATTGGAAATCAGTTATATTAGAATTTCTACATGACCACAGAGACACTCCGTTTACGTTTGAAGACATAGCATTAACGACGGGAATGCACATGAATGATATTGCTGTTACGTTTCAACTCCTAGGCTTTATGAGATATGTTCCTAGCAATGAGTCTGTGAAGTTAGGAATCTGTGTTGATTGGAATAGGGTTGAAAATCatatgaaaaaattgaaaagcAAGCCGCGCCTAGAAATCGATCCTGAATGTCTTAGGTGGACACCTTTATTGGCACCGACAGTCAATCCGTTCAGATCGCCAGAAGAAGGATCTGGAGATCAGGATACCGAAAACGACGACGCTGAAATGAAAACGGAGAGTGAAAACACTGAAACTGAACCAGAAACTGTAGCAACTAAGGCTGAGACTAAATCTAAAGTTGAGAATGAGGCTGAGGAAACTCCAGTTGAGGTTACGTCATCGGGTAGGAGACGGACGCGGCCGCTTAAGTATAGCGAAACTACTTATCAAACAACACCGACACTGAGTGACGGTAATCGTAAAAGGAAACGTGAAACCAATAGAAAAATATCTGAAAGCCTGGAGGAGGAAAAGAAAGAGCCAGAAGCAACTTCAAGGAGACAAAGGAGTAAAAGCGTTGCAAGATCGAAAGTTGGGCAAGATGAAAATAACGAGGAAATTTTACCAAGAAATAGAAGGAAAAATCTCAAGGAACCAGCATATGTGTCCGATAGTCAGGAAAGTCAAGAGAGCAATGACATTCAGACTGAAACTCCTGATACACCATCTAATGCCTCGAAATCAAAAACTAAGAAACAGCTCCGTTGGAAGGGACGAAAACGACAAAAAGCTAGCAATAAACCTGCTCGAAGAAGTAGTGGACCCTCAGTCGCAAAGAAACCTAAAATTGACGAAGATAAGCAGGaccaaaatgattataaaaCTAATGACTCCGTCGACGAATCAGCTAAAAACGTTCCTGCGAGTGTACAAAATCATGTCGCTAAGAATCAAAAGGAAAGTAAACCAGAGAAAGATAAAAATTCGGGTGAAAGTTCCGAAGATTCTTCAGGAGAGGCTGATGATGAGATGGACGTTGAAGAAGGAGATGACAGAACCAGTGTCCCGAGCAAACCTGCGACACCTCGTCCAGTGGAAGAAAATAGCACTGACCATCACACTAGCGACATGGAACTCGATAGCATACACATGGACTCCCCAAAATCTGTAGCCGAAAAAGATCAAGTCATAAGTGAGACAAATAAAGATAAAACTGAAGAAGAAATTAATGTAATCGAAAATGGACCAATTACAACTCTAACTGAAGAAAATATGGAATCAAAAATCAGTCAAAATAACATTGAAAGTGTGAAAACACCTGAAACAAGAAATGGAGAAATTAAGTCACCTGATAAAACACTTGAGGATAAAGATACTATAGTAATATCAGAATCTGATGACAATAACAGCCAAAGCTGTCCTCTACCGTCGCCGAAACCTAGTAACTTAGTTCCCGCACAAAGTGATGAGTTCAAATCTAAAGATGTTTTGGAAAAAGATAGTCCTCAAAGTTCAAAAATACTACCAGTGGTCTCAACGGAAAATTCTCATATAGTTTTGGATGCGAAAGGGCCAGGTGACTCTTCAATATCTAGACCGCCAGTCGATCTTATCGTCCCGCGTATGCATCAGATCGAGACTATAGTCGTCGAGGGAGAGTCCGATGCTGCTATATCTCCACAGACCGGTGTATCTCCTAAAAAACCTGACAAGTCCGTGATAAGTGAATCTCCTAAACAAAAGAAATCACCAGAGAAAGTAAACTCGGAAATGATGTGTGAACAGAAAAAGACTGAAATGCGTAAAGAGACGGTAATTCAGCATCAGACAAATGAAGAAGCCAAAGTGCCTGAAAAGAAGTCACCTACTAAAATCGAAACTATTATACAGAATTTGGATCTCCACAGAGATCTATCAAATAGTTTGAAGAAGCCTGACACAGCACCTAAAGTAGACTCCTATAACGAGATAGATACTcgaaaattacaaatacctatTACCAGTAAAGAAAGCGAGATATCGTTTAGAAACGATATGTTAATTACTAGAAAAGATGAAATAGTTGTTTCGCGGAGTATCATAGAAAACGCCATGCCAAATTATCATAACTCCGTTAGTAATTCTATGACAATACAACCAATTAACACGTTGCAAATGCAACATCCTTACTTGAATCATAGAAATAGTGTGAGTAAAGAGTCTCAAGCAATTCAAACTGACAAAGTACTTATCAAAACTAGTGACCCTACTAGGACAATTAATAATATGTCTGATTCTCTGCCTGTGATAAGCAAAAGTACGACTAAGTTAGAAGTTCCTCATCCAATAACGTCTCCTATTGTAAATCCTGTTATACCGAAAGTGCCCAATGTAACTGACATTAGTTTTTTACCAAGATGCCAAAGTGCTAATGCAGCTGTTAATTTAGGAATGGAAAGAACTGATTTAGATTCTAATTTCACCACTAATGCCTTGCAAAACACCTTGAGCAGTTCAATGAGTATAGTTCAGACAAATTCTcaagataataaaaatgatcTTAATCAAAAACCAAGAGAAAAGAGTAAACTGCGGGATGTAAGAGTTAATTCAGCTCACAGTAAATTGGAAAAATCGGATAAGAAATCGGCAAAAAACGAAACGCTTAGGAGCACGCCGGAGCCTAAATTGTTTTTTCCGGAACAAAATACAAATGTGAGGAAACCCGAAACATCTGTCCCTATAAATGTAATCAACACTGTCTCAGTCACTAGTAAATTGGAAGCGAAGACTAGTGACGCACCAAAGAAACAAGACTATTTTAAGAAAGAAAAGTCCAATGCAGCCAAATGCGAATCGAAGAATGCGTCTGTTAAACACGATAAAAGTTGTTCAACTCAACTCAACTTAAAGGCAGCCGAGCAGAACGATTTGAATAAGATGATTCCAAAGTTTAAGTACGACAATGAATTAGTTCCGAAAGCCGACTACGCCATGAATCAAATCCCCAACTATCACACTACGCCCGCGCAATATCCTATGTCACAGTGGCCTCCGTGGGACCCCACTAGGACATGGGACCACAACCGATTTctcgaaatgaaaaataatgataaGAACTACTTAGACAAATTTCAAGGTTTCAATCTACCTCACCTAGATCAGATGCAAAAGTCGCCACAAAAGTTGCATACTAAGTACGATCAAAAAGACTTCCACAATATCGCCTACGGAGCTCTTTCGAGCGGAATATACGCAACAACGGGTCTCCCGCACTTTAAGGAAACGAAAGCACCAACGTCGAAAGCTTCCGATTGCACGCAAAAAAACGAATGCAAACCGACGAAGCAGTCGAAAACGACGACCGCCTGTCAAACTCAATGCGAGAGTAAAAAATCTCAGTCTCATAACACAACTGAGGCACAAATGAAGCAAATGATGCAACGGCAGGTTAACAAACAACAAGATGTCGTTACAAGTTGTGCCGAATTTCGGCAACAGAGCTCGCAAGTGATGACGTCTCCGGGCTGCAAGAGTTTCAATCAGAATGGACCGTGTCAAGAGAAGTCTGAAATAGAGAAAAAGTCGCGGCAGCAGAAGAAAGACGAATCATTAAAGGATACAAGTAAAGAAGAAATGTGCGAGGCTGTCAGTCCAGCTTTACAATCGATGGGGGTGTACACTCCCGACTCAACAAGTAACTCGGTACACTCGGTTCAATATCCGGCCTGCGAGCTAGACGTGAGCCAGCTGGGGCTGGAGTCCCCGACCAGTATAGGCTCGGATCTGGCGTCCCCCTGCTCCATCATGCACATGCACCCGGCCCCGAGCCCGCAGTACCCGCACTCCTCCATACACATCCCCTCCATCATGAGCCAGCCCAACCAGCCGGCGAAGCAGCAGAAGATTAACAGCAGGAATAG CAGCTCGGGCGGCGACAACAAGGCGGGCCGCGGCGCGGCCACGCCCCCCGCGCGCCACCGCGCCACGCCACCCCACCCCGCGCTCCCCGCGCAC GGCGGCTCGGGCTACCAGGGCGGCTACCTGTCGttccagcagcagcagcagtaCCACGCGGGCTGGGCGCCGTCCTGCTCGCTGGCCAAGCTGCAGCAGATGGCGGACGCGCCGCAGCACCCGCCGCAcacgccgcccgccccgccgcAG TACACCCAGCAGGCGGGCACGCCGCCGGCCGGCCACTACCACGCGCCCAAGTACTACGCGCCCGCGCACAACCAACTGGAGTCGCCGAGGAACACGCGGAACACCACCA